The following are from one region of the Actinoplanes sp. L3-i22 genome:
- a CDS encoding GGDEF domain-containing protein, with protein MREITQQAVRLLERAQTGDAAGALAEAETVLRAGTGDPADGPACMHFVRVVAHIAQSDPRGAIAAVEPMLTAARREDSGGWQACALASRAWQRLRLGELDAAEHDLDGVLHDLVAAEMLAEGEADPVAAVNSRIAVAIGYYELRLYELVEPQFRRAYEMSAADGEQNGNRAMWLLNLAEMHLRWALELYQIQRITEAEAHTAEAERYATQAAGEVSGDDAAVWRDNALLYAACARADRYDPAGAAVDIERVIGRLRQSGFAPDALALSRPFYAVALKRSGQPEAALAVLAQAVTELPPDADWLVSASTHRTRAVLLAHLGSEDAGSTLAYGDSLAVALWRQRLNTLHAARTMHDLAVLRTQHEQVARAADLDPLTGIANRRAFDRATGLAATRPGPVAVLLIDTDKFKVINDTRGHAAGDAALRAIAAALAAQVAPGDLVARLGGDEFAALLSDPETAVSVASRMVLAVREIPDCIATVSVGIALGSSTDLPTLLTRADEAMYRIKRHGGDGAELDTPHSTTQAA; from the coding sequence ATGCGGGAGATCACACAGCAGGCGGTACGTCTGCTGGAGCGGGCGCAGACCGGCGACGCGGCCGGCGCGCTGGCCGAGGCCGAGACCGTCCTGCGGGCCGGCACCGGCGACCCGGCCGACGGGCCCGCCTGCATGCACTTCGTCCGGGTCGTCGCGCACATCGCGCAGTCCGACCCGCGCGGCGCGATCGCCGCCGTCGAGCCGATGCTGACCGCCGCGCGACGCGAGGACAGCGGCGGCTGGCAGGCGTGCGCCCTGGCCAGCCGGGCCTGGCAGCGGCTGCGGCTCGGCGAGCTGGACGCCGCCGAGCACGACCTGGACGGCGTACTGCACGACCTGGTCGCCGCGGAGATGCTCGCCGAGGGCGAGGCGGACCCGGTGGCCGCCGTCAACTCCCGCATCGCGGTCGCCATCGGCTACTACGAACTGCGACTGTACGAACTGGTGGAGCCGCAGTTCCGGCGTGCCTACGAGATGAGCGCCGCGGACGGCGAGCAGAACGGCAACCGCGCGATGTGGCTGCTCAACCTCGCCGAGATGCACCTGCGCTGGGCGCTCGAGCTCTACCAGATCCAGCGGATCACCGAGGCGGAGGCGCACACCGCCGAGGCCGAGCGGTACGCCACCCAGGCCGCCGGCGAGGTCTCCGGCGACGACGCGGCCGTCTGGCGCGACAACGCCCTGCTCTACGCCGCGTGCGCCCGCGCCGACCGGTACGACCCGGCCGGTGCCGCCGTCGACATCGAACGCGTCATCGGCCGGCTGCGGCAGAGCGGCTTCGCCCCGGACGCGCTCGCCCTCAGCCGCCCGTTCTACGCGGTCGCCCTGAAACGCTCCGGGCAGCCCGAGGCCGCCCTGGCCGTCCTCGCGCAGGCCGTGACGGAACTGCCGCCGGACGCCGACTGGCTGGTGTCCGCGAGCACCCACCGGACCCGGGCGGTGCTCCTGGCCCACCTCGGCTCGGAGGACGCCGGGTCGACCCTCGCCTACGGGGACAGCCTGGCCGTCGCGCTCTGGCGGCAGCGCCTCAACACCCTGCACGCCGCCCGGACCATGCACGACCTGGCCGTGCTGCGGACCCAGCACGAGCAGGTCGCCCGCGCCGCCGACCTGGACCCGCTGACCGGCATCGCCAACCGGCGCGCCTTCGACCGCGCGACCGGCCTGGCCGCCACCCGCCCCGGCCCGGTCGCGGTCCTGCTGATCGACACCGACAAGTTCAAGGTGATCAACGACACCCGCGGCCACGCGGCCGGCGACGCGGCCCTCCGCGCGATCGCGGCGGCGCTGGCCGCCCAGGTGGCCCCCGGCGACCTGGTGGCCCGGCTGGGCGGCGACGAGTTCGCGGCGCTGCTGTCCGACCCGGAGACGGCCGTGTCGGTGGCCTCCCGCATGGTCCTGGCCGTCCGCGAGATCCCCGACTGCATAGCCACGGTGAGCGTGGGAATAGCCCTCGGCTCCTCCACCGACCTGCCCACCCTGCTGACCCGGGCCGACGAGGCCATGTACCGCATCAAACGCCACGGCGGCGACGGCGCCGAGCTGGACACCCCCCACTCCACCACCCAAGCCGCCTGA
- a CDS encoding DEAD/DEAH box helicase — MSPSVPNLETFPPLRAWQRKAMVEYLRRRSEDFMAVATPGAGKTTFALRLAAEMLNDGTIDAVTVVCPTEHLKTQWSHAAARVGIQLDPKFRNAEIHSSSDFHGAVVTYAQVGMAPQVHKRRTITRRTLVILDEIHHAGDSRSWGDGVKDAFEPAERRLLLTGTPFRSDENPIPFVQYERGMDGIQRSKADSVYGYADALKDRVVRPVMFMAYSGETRWRTNAGDELAARLGEPMTKDLIAQAWRTALDHRGEWMPQVMGAAHNRLLRVREGMPDAGGLVIASDQTAARAYAKLLHDLTGEAPTVVLSDDDGASGRIAEFAASDKLWMVAVRMVSEGVDIPRLAVGVYATSASTPLYFAQAIGRFVRSRQPGETATVFLPSVPHLLGLASEMEAERNHVLGAPKEKDGLDDEMLERAQKSEDAIGDLEKQFEALSATAELQEVIYDGASFGLPARTGTAEEADYLGLPGLLTPDEVSMLLNKRQTEQMASQKRQTQEAAKNAPEPPPREPVVPMSAGERRATLRRQLNTLVAAHHHRTNLPHGKIHAELRRLCGGPPSAQATIEQLEERIATIQTL, encoded by the coding sequence TTGAGCCCGTCTGTGCCGAATCTGGAGACCTTCCCGCCCCTGCGGGCATGGCAGCGCAAGGCGATGGTGGAGTACCTGCGCCGCCGGTCCGAGGACTTCATGGCCGTGGCGACGCCCGGCGCCGGCAAGACCACGTTCGCCCTGCGCCTCGCGGCGGAGATGCTGAACGACGGCACGATCGACGCGGTCACCGTGGTCTGCCCGACCGAGCACCTGAAGACGCAGTGGTCGCACGCGGCGGCCCGGGTCGGCATCCAGCTCGACCCGAAGTTCCGCAACGCCGAGATCCACTCGTCGAGCGACTTCCACGGCGCGGTGGTCACCTACGCCCAGGTCGGCATGGCCCCGCAGGTGCACAAGCGGCGCACGATCACCCGCCGTACCCTGGTCATCCTGGACGAGATCCACCACGCCGGCGACTCGCGGAGCTGGGGCGACGGGGTCAAGGACGCGTTCGAGCCGGCCGAGCGGCGGCTGCTGCTCACCGGGACCCCGTTCCGCTCCGACGAGAACCCGATCCCGTTCGTCCAGTACGAGCGCGGCATGGACGGGATCCAGCGGTCCAAGGCCGACTCGGTGTACGGCTACGCCGACGCGCTCAAGGACCGGGTCGTGCGGCCGGTCATGTTCATGGCGTACTCGGGGGAGACCCGCTGGCGTACGAACGCCGGCGACGAACTGGCCGCCCGCCTCGGCGAGCCGATGACCAAGGATCTGATCGCGCAGGCCTGGCGGACCGCGCTGGACCACCGCGGCGAGTGGATGCCCCAGGTGATGGGCGCCGCCCACAACCGGCTCCTACGGGTCCGTGAGGGCATGCCGGACGCCGGTGGCCTGGTCATCGCGAGCGACCAGACCGCCGCCCGGGCGTACGCGAAGCTCCTGCACGACCTGACCGGCGAGGCCCCGACCGTGGTCCTCTCCGACGACGACGGCGCCTCCGGCCGGATCGCCGAGTTCGCCGCCTCCGACAAGCTCTGGATGGTCGCCGTCCGGATGGTGTCCGAGGGCGTCGACATCCCGCGCCTGGCCGTCGGCGTCTACGCCACGAGCGCCTCCACCCCGCTCTACTTCGCCCAGGCGATCGGCCGTTTCGTGCGGTCCCGGCAGCCCGGCGAGACCGCCACCGTCTTCCTGCCCAGCGTCCCGCACCTGCTCGGGCTGGCCAGCGAGATGGAGGCGGAACGCAACCACGTGCTCGGCGCGCCCAAGGAGAAGGACGGGCTGGACGACGAGATGCTGGAGCGGGCGCAGAAGTCCGAGGACGCGATCGGCGACCTGGAGAAGCAGTTCGAGGCGCTGTCCGCGACCGCCGAGCTGCAGGAAGTCATCTACGACGGCGCGTCGTTCGGCCTGCCGGCCCGGACCGGCACCGCCGAGGAGGCCGACTACCTCGGCCTGCCCGGGCTGCTCACCCCGGACGAGGTCTCGATGCTGCTGAACAAGCGGCAGACCGAGCAGATGGCCTCGCAGAAGCGGCAGACCCAGGAGGCGGCGAAGAACGCGCCGGAGCCGCCGCCGCGCGAGCCGGTCGTGCCGATGAGCGCGGGGGAGCGCCGGGCCACCCTGCGCCGCCAGCTGAACACCCTGGTCGCGGCGCACCACCACCGGACCAACCTGCCGCACGGGAAGATCCACGCCGAGCTGCGTCGGCTCTGCGGCGGGCCGCCCAGCGCCCAGGCCACGATCGAGCAGCTCGAGGAGCGGATCGCGACGATCCAGACGCTGTAG
- a CDS encoding DUF3039 domain-containing protein, whose amino-acid sequence MPVSTQILERPETKDADTGPEMFHYVRKEKIAESAVMGSFVVALCGETFPVTKTPKKGSPVCPQCKEIYEAMKA is encoded by the coding sequence ATACCCGTGAGCACCCAGATCCTGGAGCGTCCGGAGACCAAGGACGCCGACACCGGTCCCGAGATGTTCCACTACGTGCGCAAGGAAAAGATCGCCGAGAGCGCGGTCATGGGCAGCTTCGTGGTGGCCCTCTGCGGTGAGACCTTCCCGGTGACCAAGACCCCGAAGAAGGGCTCGCCGGTCTGCCCGCAGTGCAAGGAGATCTACGAAGCCATGAAGGCCTGA
- a CDS encoding pseudouridine-5'-phosphate glycosidase has product MTDFAIQYGEHVTRARRDGRPVVALESTIISHGLPHPDNLRVAREIEQTVRDNGAVPATIGMIGGRLIAGLDDAQIEHLALAGDVAKLSVRDLAIAAARGVDGATTVAATSAVAAAAGIGVFATGGLGGVHREANLTFDESADLTALARTPIVVVCAGVKSILDVGATLERLETLGVSVAGYGTKRFPGFFITDGGFDVDWQLDSPREVADFIRARRDQDVTSGALVLANPLPLDEQLDPALHDRTLASGLAALAEEGVTGKAVTPFLLAHFHASTDGQSLATNVRIILRNAALAARIAAAENAGTAAPLGFSVPA; this is encoded by the coding sequence GTGACTGACTTCGCTATTCAGTACGGCGAGCACGTGACCCGTGCCCGCCGGGACGGCCGGCCCGTCGTGGCCTTGGAGAGCACCATCATCTCGCACGGCCTGCCGCATCCGGACAATCTGCGGGTGGCGCGCGAGATCGAGCAGACCGTCCGGGACAACGGCGCCGTCCCGGCGACCATCGGCATGATCGGCGGCCGGCTGATCGCCGGCCTGGACGACGCGCAGATCGAGCACCTGGCGCTCGCCGGCGACGTGGCCAAGCTCTCGGTGCGGGACCTGGCGATCGCCGCCGCCCGGGGCGTCGACGGCGCCACCACGGTCGCCGCCACCAGCGCGGTCGCCGCCGCGGCCGGGATCGGCGTGTTCGCCACCGGTGGCCTGGGCGGGGTGCACCGCGAGGCGAACCTCACGTTCGACGAGTCCGCCGACCTGACCGCGCTGGCCCGGACCCCGATCGTGGTGGTCTGCGCCGGGGTCAAGTCGATCCTCGACGTGGGCGCGACCCTGGAGCGGCTGGAGACCCTGGGCGTCTCGGTGGCCGGGTACGGCACGAAGCGCTTCCCCGGCTTCTTCATCACCGACGGCGGTTTCGACGTCGACTGGCAGCTGGACTCGCCGCGGGAGGTGGCCGACTTCATCCGGGCCCGCCGCGACCAGGACGTCACCAGCGGCGCGCTGGTGCTGGCCAACCCGCTGCCGCTCGACGAGCAGCTGGACCCGGCGCTGCACGACCGGACTCTGGCGTCCGGGCTGGCGGCGCTGGCCGAGGAGGGCGTCACCGGCAAGGCGGTCACCCCGTTCCTGCTGGCGCACTTCCACGCCAGCACCGACGGGCAGAGCCTGGCCACCAACGTGCGGATCATCCTGCGCAACGCCGCCCTGGCCGCGCGGATCGCCGCGGCGGAGAACGCCGGGACGGCCGCGCCGCTGGGCTTCTCCGTGCCGGCCTGA
- a CDS encoding carbohydrate kinase family protein codes for MGTVIVVGDLVTDVLVEHDGPIRAGSDTAAAIRVSGGGQAANTAAWLARAGRATTLVAAVGADQAGRDRVAELVTAGVGDAIQVRAGAVTGSVVVLTGADERTMITDRGACLLLDPEHVTAAIRAAAPGGHLHLSGYPLLHAGSRPAGLAALTAAKDQGITVSVDAASAAPLRDAGAELFLAWVRGVDLLLCNADEATVLAGPGDAVAQASRLTEFVQHAVVKRGAGGAVWASRDGSSWSVPGVPVPVKDPTGAGDAFAAGLLAAWLAGAAPPDALTSGAALGAAAVQHVGARPPRPVGLDRDTRLGPDPAAGSRGSF; via the coding sequence ATGGGGACCGTGATCGTCGTCGGTGACCTGGTCACCGACGTGCTGGTCGAGCACGACGGGCCGATCCGGGCCGGTTCGGACACCGCCGCCGCGATCCGGGTGAGCGGCGGCGGTCAGGCGGCCAACACGGCCGCCTGGCTGGCCCGGGCCGGTCGGGCGACCACCCTGGTAGCCGCGGTCGGGGCCGACCAGGCCGGCCGGGACCGGGTCGCCGAGCTGGTCACGGCCGGGGTCGGGGACGCGATCCAGGTCCGGGCCGGGGCGGTGACCGGGAGCGTGGTGGTGCTGACCGGCGCCGACGAACGCACCATGATCACCGATCGGGGCGCGTGCCTGCTGCTCGATCCGGAGCACGTGACCGCGGCGATCCGGGCCGCGGCGCCCGGCGGCCACCTGCATCTCTCCGGGTATCCGCTGCTGCACGCCGGGTCCCGGCCGGCGGGCCTGGCGGCCCTCACGGCCGCGAAAGATCAGGGAATCACGGTGAGCGTCGACGCGGCCTCCGCTGCTCCGTTGCGCGACGCCGGGGCCGAGCTTTTCCTTGCTTGGGTACGTGGGGTGGACCTGCTCCTCTGCAACGCGGACGAGGCCACGGTCCTGGCCGGGCCCGGTGACGCCGTTGCCCAGGCGTCCCGGCTGACCGAGTTCGTTCAGCACGCGGTGGTGAAGCGGGGTGCCGGTGGCGCGGTGTGGGCGTCCCGGGACGGCTCGTCGTGGTCGGTGCCGGGCGTGCCGGTGCCGGTCAAGGACCCGACCGGCGCGGGTGACGCGTTCGCCGCGGGTCTGCTGGCCGCCTGGCTCGCCGGGGCCGCCCCGCCGGACGCGCTGACCTCCGGCGCCGCCCTGGGAGCCGCGGCCGTCCAGCACGTCGGCGCCCGCCCGCCCCGGCCCGTCGGCCTGGACCGCGACACGCGGCTGGGCCCTGACCCGGCAGCCGGGTCGCGGGGGTCCTTTTAA
- a CDS encoding DUF3099 domain-containing protein, protein MKKQPSVVITNAARSPSDQLRSREVRYITMMSARVACLIIGGVLVSLKVPLLPIWLTLCVTGMVLLPWMAVLIANDRAPKTKAERLADVAARQRHQRALTEPSAEAPPEPVTIDSDVVQPDKTL, encoded by the coding sequence GTGAAGAAGCAGCCCTCGGTGGTCATCACGAATGCCGCCCGGAGCCCCAGCGATCAGCTGCGGAGCCGGGAGGTCCGCTACATCACGATGATGAGCGCCCGGGTCGCCTGCCTGATCATCGGCGGCGTGCTGGTCAGCCTCAAGGTTCCCCTGCTGCCGATCTGGCTCACCCTCTGCGTGACCGGCATGGTCCTGCTGCCCTGGATGGCCGTGCTGATCGCCAACGACCGCGCGCCCAAGACGAAGGCCGAGCGCCTCGCCGACGTGGCGGCCCGCCAGCGCCACCAGCGCGCGCTCACCGAGCCGTCGGCCGAGGCGCCGCCGGAGCCGGTCACCATCGACTCCGACGTGGTCCAGCCCGACAAAACCCTTTAA
- a CDS encoding HhH-GPD-type base excision DNA repair protein, which produces MGDMTFSLPIPAEANALLDRDPLAVLLGLVLDQQITMEKAFTSPLVLTQRLGHQPTVTELADFDPDALLELFATPPALHRFPKAMAGRVQEVCRVLADQYQGDVAALWRDAPTGAELYRRIFALPGFGKQKAQIFVALLGKQLAVRPAGWREAAGGYGDEGAYRSVADIVDDESLTKVREYKRAAKAEAKAAKG; this is translated from the coding sequence ATGGGCGACATGACGTTCTCCCTGCCCATCCCGGCCGAGGCCAACGCGCTGCTGGACCGGGATCCCCTGGCCGTCCTGCTCGGCCTGGTCCTGGACCAGCAGATCACCATGGAGAAGGCGTTCACCTCGCCGCTCGTGCTGACCCAGCGGCTGGGTCACCAGCCGACCGTGACCGAGCTCGCCGACTTCGACCCGGACGCGCTGCTCGAGCTGTTCGCGACCCCGCCCGCGCTGCACCGCTTCCCGAAGGCGATGGCCGGCCGGGTGCAGGAGGTCTGCCGGGTGCTCGCCGATCAGTACCAGGGCGACGTCGCGGCCCTCTGGCGGGACGCGCCGACCGGCGCCGAGCTGTACCGGCGGATCTTCGCGCTGCCCGGCTTCGGCAAGCAGAAGGCGCAGATCTTCGTCGCGCTGCTCGGCAAGCAGCTCGCGGTCCGGCCGGCCGGCTGGCGCGAGGCCGCGGGCGGCTACGGCGACGAGGGTGCCTACCGCTCGGTCGCCGACATCGTCGACGACGAGTCCCTGACCAAGGTCCGGGAGTACAAGCGGGCGGCGAAAGCCGAGGCCAAAGCGGCAAAGGGATAG
- a CDS encoding type II toxin-antitoxin system HicB family antitoxin, which yields MARQACGGGDGVMSAVHYESYTEARTHLKALLDAAERGRVATVRRDSRRTAFVDQERLRYFLAAVTPARAEIVAEDGGWSVFIPGLPVAADGTTVDEALDEMVLALREYAEDWQDHLLDAPNHAANWGLVQLICLSDDAQLGDWLVGTGR from the coding sequence GTGGCACGGCAGGCTTGCGGTGGAGGGGATGGTGTGATGTCGGCGGTTCACTACGAAAGCTACACAGAGGCCCGGACTCATCTGAAGGCTCTGCTGGACGCGGCCGAGCGGGGGCGCGTGGCGACGGTCCGGCGGGATTCGCGGCGGACGGCCTTCGTCGATCAGGAGCGGCTGCGGTATTTCCTCGCGGCCGTGACCCCCGCGCGGGCCGAGATCGTGGCCGAGGACGGCGGGTGGTCGGTCTTCATTCCCGGCCTGCCCGTGGCCGCCGACGGCACGACCGTCGACGAGGCTCTCGATGAAATGGTCCTCGCCCTCCGCGAATACGCCGAGGACTGGCAGGATCACCTGCTCGACGCGCCGAACCATGCCGCGAACTGGGGGCTGGTCCAGCTGATCTGCCTCAGTGACGACGCTCAACTGGGCGACTGGCTGGTCGGGACCGGGCGATGA
- a CDS encoding GAF domain-containing protein, translated as MKAPPLRDRERLREVARLGLDREENRDYLGDVVKSVANRLGTPFALADALLDDAQVFLAGCGPVPEWITEANGIPIEWAFCTSLLAERSARTVGDFTTDPEHHANPLVTVEGVRSYIGAPLISSTGFVLGGLCALDLRRRSFNDLDLEYLTEMAGETVRRIEERADPG; from the coding sequence ATGAAGGCACCCCCGCTGCGCGACCGGGAGCGGCTCCGCGAGGTGGCCCGGCTCGGCCTGGACCGGGAGGAGAACCGGGACTACCTCGGCGACGTGGTCAAGTCGGTGGCCAACCGGCTCGGCACGCCGTTCGCCCTGGCCGACGCGCTGCTCGACGACGCCCAGGTGTTCCTGGCCGGGTGCGGCCCGGTGCCGGAGTGGATCACCGAGGCGAACGGCATCCCGATCGAGTGGGCGTTCTGCACCTCGCTGCTGGCCGAGCGCTCGGCGCGGACCGTCGGCGACTTCACCACCGACCCCGAGCACCACGCCAACCCGCTGGTCACGGTGGAGGGGGTGCGGTCGTACATCGGCGCGCCGCTGATCTCCTCGACCGGCTTCGTGCTCGGCGGCCTGTGCGCCCTGGACCTGCGCCGCCGCAGCTTCAATGATCTCGACCTGGAATACCTCACCGAGATGGCCGGCGAAACGGTCCGCCGCATCGAGGAACGCGCCGACCCGGGATGA
- a CDS encoding chemotaxis protein CheA, with translation MNPLLAQFLAEAGDLLAAVDAGLLRLARDPGDPGLADEPFRATHTVKGASGLFDLPELTRLTHAAEDLLDAVRGGRLALDPGTADDLLAAFDLIRGWLAHVAAHERLPATAGRDAAGLISRLRSPLGGPATPDQDQERFAVRRVDPPPDWLAHLAPEWLATTASWLATTTSTLRFVHYRPARDCFFRAEDPLHLIRQVPGLDRLAVITPERWPPRDEYDEHACLLAFVVATRASLGELRHLFRYVPDEVSVVELDAAALNHHLAVTSPTGAPDVPLDLTGTAPDEPAASPPAVTPTEAEEPGGPAGARVVTVAQEQVDRLLDLAGELTVATNGLTFLAAAAEEEAGSRALSRRIRDQHAGLHRIAEELRAAVLDLRTLPLAVAFGRLPRLVQDLGRRLGKPVELVTEGDDTTADRDVVEALGEPLTRLVRNSLDHGIETAAERAAAGKPGTARLTLAAVADGDAVLVEVSDDGRGVDPARARQTAYAQGLIAEAELAAMSDSEAADLIFRPGFSTAGLDAVRTGVAKLGGTVTVHSEPGHGSTFRLRLPRSVAITRVIVVSVAGQRFGVPVDLVVETVRVPAAELGRVLHQDVVTLRGAAVPVIDLARALELPWSPPAGQDRAVLVVTVHGQRAGLLVERFHREVDVLLKPMAGLLAYADEFAGTALLGDGRVLLVLNLTEVLGLAARTA, from the coding sequence GTGAACCCGTTGCTCGCCCAGTTTCTCGCCGAGGCCGGCGACCTGCTCGCCGCGGTCGACGCCGGCCTGCTGCGGCTCGCGCGGGACCCCGGCGACCCGGGGCTGGCCGACGAGCCGTTCCGGGCCACGCACACGGTCAAGGGCGCGTCCGGGCTGTTCGACCTCCCGGAGCTGACCCGGCTCACGCACGCCGCCGAGGACCTGCTGGACGCGGTCCGCGGCGGGCGGCTGGCGCTGGACCCCGGGACGGCCGACGACCTGCTGGCCGCGTTCGACCTGATCCGCGGCTGGCTGGCGCACGTCGCCGCGCACGAGCGCCTGCCGGCGACGGCCGGCCGGGACGCCGCCGGGCTGATCTCCCGGCTGCGGTCGCCACTGGGCGGTCCGGCAACCCCCGATCAAGATCAAGAGCGGTTTGCCGTACGGCGGGTGGACCCACCCCCGGACTGGCTCGCCCACCTCGCCCCGGAGTGGCTGGCCACCACCGCGAGCTGGCTCGCCACCACCACGTCCACGCTGCGCTTCGTCCACTACCGGCCGGCCCGGGACTGCTTCTTCCGCGCCGAGGACCCGCTGCACCTGATCCGCCAGGTGCCCGGTCTGGACCGGCTCGCGGTGATCACCCCGGAGCGGTGGCCGCCGCGCGACGAGTACGACGAGCACGCCTGCCTGCTCGCCTTCGTCGTCGCCACCCGGGCCTCGCTCGGCGAGCTGCGCCACCTGTTCCGCTACGTCCCGGACGAGGTCAGCGTCGTCGAACTGGACGCCGCCGCGCTCAACCACCACCTGGCGGTCACCTCACCCACCGGCGCCCCGGACGTCCCGCTCGACCTGACCGGCACCGCCCCGGACGAACCGGCCGCCAGCCCGCCGGCCGTCACCCCGACCGAGGCCGAGGAACCCGGTGGCCCGGCCGGCGCCCGGGTGGTCACGGTCGCCCAGGAGCAGGTGGACCGGCTGCTGGACCTGGCCGGCGAACTGACCGTGGCCACGAACGGCCTCACCTTCCTGGCCGCGGCCGCCGAGGAGGAGGCCGGCAGCCGGGCGCTGAGCCGCCGGATCCGGGACCAGCACGCGGGCCTGCACCGGATCGCCGAGGAGCTGCGAGCGGCCGTGCTGGACCTCCGGACGCTGCCGCTCGCGGTCGCCTTCGGCCGCCTCCCGCGGCTGGTCCAGGACCTGGGGCGGCGGCTGGGCAAGCCCGTCGAGCTGGTCACCGAGGGCGACGACACGACGGCCGACCGGGACGTCGTCGAGGCGCTCGGCGAACCGCTGACCCGCCTGGTCCGCAACAGCCTCGATCACGGGATCGAGACCGCCGCGGAACGGGCCGCCGCCGGCAAGCCGGGCACCGCCCGGCTGACCCTCGCGGCGGTCGCCGACGGAGACGCGGTGCTGGTCGAGGTCTCCGACGACGGACGGGGCGTGGATCCCGCACGGGCCCGGCAAACGGCGTACGCCCAGGGTCTGATCGCCGAAGCGGAGCTGGCGGCGATGAGCGACAGCGAGGCGGCAGATCTGATCTTCCGCCCGGGATTCTCCACCGCCGGGCTGGACGCGGTGCGGACCGGCGTGGCGAAGCTCGGCGGCACCGTGACCGTCCACTCCGAGCCGGGGCACGGCAGCACGTTCCGGCTGCGGCTGCCGCGGTCCGTGGCGATCACCCGGGTGATCGTGGTCAGCGTGGCCGGGCAACGGTTCGGCGTCCCGGTCGACCTGGTGGTGGAGACGGTCCGGGTGCCGGCCGCCGAGCTCGGCCGGGTGCTGCACCAGGACGTGGTGACGCTGCGCGGCGCGGCGGTGCCGGTGATCGACCTGGCCCGCGCCCTGGAACTGCCCTGGTCACCGCCGGCCGGCCAGGATCGCGCGGTGCTCGTGGTCACCGTGCACGGGCAGCGGGCCGGCCTGCTCGTCGAGCGGTTCCACCGCGAGGTCGACGTGCTGCTCAAGCCGATGGCCGGCCTGCTCGCCTACGCCGACGAGTTCGCCGGCACCGCCCTGCTCGGCGACGGCCGGGTGCTGCTGGTGCTGAACCTGACGGAGGTGCTCGGCCTTGCCGCTCGAACTGCATGA
- a CDS encoding chemotaxis protein CheW — MDDLGSAGFVTFDEEIFVVFRLAGAEYAVDVDAVLEIIRGPATLTRVPRSPAFVAGLVDLRGTALPVVDLRTRLGLAPAGPDERQRIVVLAAGGVRAGFLVDSVAEVARVARDALGPAPELTAERARVVSRVANLPGRRRMLLVVQADRLLTAADRELAGV; from the coding sequence ATGGACGACCTCGGGTCCGCCGGCTTCGTGACCTTCGACGAGGAGATCTTCGTCGTCTTCCGGCTGGCCGGCGCGGAGTACGCGGTTGACGTCGACGCGGTGCTGGAGATCATCCGGGGGCCGGCGACGCTGACCCGGGTGCCGAGGTCGCCCGCGTTCGTGGCCGGCCTGGTCGACCTGCGCGGCACCGCACTGCCGGTGGTCGACCTGCGGACCCGGCTGGGCCTGGCCCCGGCCGGGCCGGACGAGCGGCAGCGGATCGTGGTGCTGGCCGCCGGCGGGGTCCGGGCCGGGTTCCTGGTCGACTCGGTGGCCGAGGTCGCCCGGGTCGCCCGCGACGCGCTGGGGCCGGCCCCGGAGCTCACCGCGGAGCGGGCGCGCGTCGTCTCCCGGGTGGCGAACCTGCCCGGCCGACGGCGGATGCTGCTGGTCGTCCAGGCCGATCGGCTGCTCACGGCCGCCGACCGGGAACTCGCCGGGGTCTAG